One genomic region from Leptolyngbyaceae cyanobacterium JSC-12 encodes:
- a CDS encoding hypothetical protein (IMG reference gene:2510095560), producing MTEPDTHSASQSSAILAVDLLRHYSFELGQYNLSQQVDIWLDYYPAQWLPTAIIEALYQGRYKAISVEQILNIWQRRGHPVYHFNHEFERLVCGNLPRPPEPASTKIPLPPCKPALSYRRMLLELPSVRAASQLERLSEIPSLKLALTCPENAVVEHRQPGTSELSTTNVCSPEAPCNAIAPSAISGKNGKSEPPLERTNREFKEFKQFKEGVVFGLSSGLAVRALNPRFRLEFSRYYKPNWLMFLSTHPSIDQFTPDTDDSSEFHNKLKAVVQPGQRSELG from the coding sequence ATGACAGAGCCAGATACCCATTCCGCATCTCAATCTTCTGCAATCCTGGCAGTCGATTTATTGCGGCATTATAGCTTTGAGCTAGGGCAATACAACCTGAGTCAGCAAGTTGATATTTGGTTGGACTATTACCCCGCTCAGTGGTTGCCGACTGCCATTATTGAAGCATTGTATCAAGGTCGATACAAAGCAATTTCTGTCGAGCAAATTCTCAATATCTGGCAGCGTCGTGGACATCCGGTTTACCATTTCAATCATGAATTTGAGCGATTAGTTTGTGGTAATCTACCCCGTCCGCCGGAACCCGCATCTACCAAAATCCCTCTCCCTCCATGTAAACCAGCTTTGTCTTACCGCAGGATGTTACTGGAGTTACCTAGTGTTCGAGCAGCGTCTCAGCTTGAGCGACTGAGTGAAATTCCCTCGCTGAAGCTGGCACTGACTTGCCCAGAGAATGCTGTTGTAGAACATAGGCAGCCAGGCACGAGTGAGCTTTCAACAACCAATGTTTGTAGTCCTGAAGCACCCTGCAATGCGATCGCCCCATCTGCGATTTCCGGAAAAAATGGCAAGTCTGAACCTCCCCTAGAAAGGACGAATCGAGAATTTAAGGAGTTTAAGCAGTTTAAGGAGGGGGTTGTGTTTGGACTCAGTTCGGGACTGGCTGTTCGGGCTTTAAATCCACGATTTCGATTAGAATTCAGCCGATATTACAAGCCCAATTGGTTAATGTTTCTATCAACTCATCCATCAATTGATCAGTTCACACCAGACACAGATGATTCATCAGAATTCCACAATAAACTCAAGGCAGTAGTTCAGCCAGGGCAACGGAGTGAGCTGGGATAG
- a CDS encoding Ferredoxin-dependent bilin reductase (IMG reference gene:2510095561~PFAM: Ferredoxin-dependent bilin reductase): MPTSTLRAQLHPAIRQLANTIESVWQQYLELSPYPLPAELGYVEGRLEGERLTIENCCYQTPQFRKLHLELAKVGTALDILHCVMFPQPDYALPMFGTDLVGGRGQISAAIADLSPTSRDRSLPEGYQTQLQQLPATTFSQPRELPPWGDIFSSFCLFIRPTGAEEEAAFVTRVKEFLEIHCQQAIATTPTPNHRTEILAGQKYYCTKQQQNDKTRRVLEKTFGEAWANHYMTSVLFDVVEE; the protein is encoded by the coding sequence ATGCCTACATCTACGCTACGAGCGCAACTTCATCCGGCGATTCGCCAACTGGCAAACACCATCGAATCAGTCTGGCAACAGTACCTGGAACTTTCTCCCTATCCACTTCCGGCTGAACTAGGCTACGTTGAAGGTCGGCTGGAAGGAGAACGCCTGACGATTGAGAATTGCTGCTATCAAACGCCTCAGTTTCGTAAGTTGCATCTCGAATTGGCAAAAGTTGGAACAGCACTGGATATTTTGCACTGCGTCATGTTTCCCCAGCCAGACTATGCCCTGCCCATGTTTGGAACCGACTTGGTGGGAGGACGCGGGCAGATTAGCGCTGCAATCGCCGACCTCTCTCCAACCAGCCGCGATCGCAGCTTGCCAGAAGGTTACCAAACTCAGTTACAGCAACTTCCTGCGACCACCTTTTCCCAACCTCGTGAGTTGCCACCCTGGGGTGATATTTTCTCCAGTTTTTGTCTGTTTATTCGTCCCACTGGGGCAGAGGAAGAAGCGGCGTTTGTCACACGAGTCAAAGAGTTTTTAGAAATTCACTGCCAGCAGGCAATCGCTACAACTCCCACCCCTAACCATCGCACCGAGATCCTGGCAGGGCAGAAGTACTACTGCACTAAACAACAACAAAACGACAAAACTCGTCGGGTGCTGGAAAAGACATTTGGCGAAGCCTGGGCAAATCACTACATGACAAGTGTGTTATTTGATGTGGTTGAAGAATAG